The sequence below is a genomic window from Lycium ferocissimum isolate CSIRO_LF1 chromosome 9, AGI_CSIRO_Lferr_CH_V1, whole genome shotgun sequence.
ACTCAACTTTCTGGGGGTTGCTACTATACAAGAAATTAGTTAATAAACTGAGACCAACCTGTGGCCGTCCCTTTGTAGTTGCAACATGAAGTGCTCTGTTTCCTTTGTTATCTTCCAAAGCCAATACAGCAGGATTTGGTTTGATTAATTCAAGCACAATATCAAAATTTTGTCCCTTTACAGCCATGTGCAAGGCACTTTGGCCTTTTTTATCTGTTCTAAAGCCAATCTCAGGATCCTTGCTTAGAAGAGATCTAACTATTTCCAAGTGCCCCATTCGTGCAGCTGTATGGAGAATAGTCTTGCCATTGTTACGAGCTATCTTAGCAAGGTTCGAATCGATCTCCAGAAGGAGATTTACTACATCAAGGTGTCCCTGAGCAGCTGCTGTATGTAAGGCTGTAGAGTTGGACGAATCCGTTGTCATGACTAGGTTTGGAAATGAATACAACAGTTCTTTCAGTACCTCTGCAATGTAATCCAGAAATTCTTTTTAGAGAGTGCAAATATGAACGGAACATTCAAATTCCAGTTTAACAATTGTCACTAAGAACAATTTTCAGAAAATGAGAAGCGATCCGAAACAAGCATCATCACAAGTTTGTAGGCTTTAATATACTCAAGCCACAAAAAGCACAAACTAAATTATACATGTGATGGCAAACTCAAAACGTGTAAAGCTTGATCAATCTTTTTCTGATAAAGTAAATAAgcttaatcttttttttttcctcctgaCCAGTAAGTAAATAAGCTTAATCTTAAAGTTCATTTCTTCATTCATTTTATGTTCATTCATTATATCAATACAGAGTTTTAAGTAGTTGATGTAAATGTACAACTTATTATAAAGATCTGGAGAGTCTTTTCAGGGTAGATTTTTATCGTTCAAGCCATTTTGACTCCTTGGGCTAAGATTAAAAGTAAGCGCAACTCAGACgctttcaacttccatcaccACCTTCAATGCCATCAGAAGACACACTATCGTATAGGTCCTTATTATCTTCAAATGCTCACATAAGATGATTTGCGATTTGTGCACATGCTGAATTACCCTCTCCAAGAACGATTTTGTTCAGCGAATAATTGCGTACTTATCTCTTAAAACTGTTGCTATTCTATTTCATGTATAATCAGAGGATACATACAGCAGTCAATACAGTGCGTTAATGTGACAATACCACTGACTTAGATTCCTTCCTTACCCCCACTGAAAAATAGAACTGAGTAATCCTCAAGTCAAATGACACAAGAAACTTAACGACACTATTCTTGAACAACTTGGACCGCGCCCTTCCTAGCGAAAGTTCTGAGCTAAGATGAAAGGTAAATACAGTATAGCATCCTTTAGTATTTATCTGCTAAAATTCCAATATATGATACTAAAGGACCAaatttttttcagaattttgcGAGTGGCCAAATGCAGGAAACATAGCTTTGGCTGCTCCGAACTTAGTCTTGTCCTCTAATTGTAGATTACAAAGAAGAAGATGCTCTATATCTCAAGTCTTCAAGTGATACTATGTAGGGCCTCATCAGCTAGGCTTGTGGAAACATTTTTATAATAATCTAGTCTTTTACTGAAGCCGTAAGTAATCTAAACTAGATAAGTTTAAGTTAAAGATTTAGAAGCTAAAATCAATGATGAAAATTGCTCCTAATGTGGGTGCTAAACAGCAGCACTAGATAGAATGTGAAGTGCCACAGTCGAGTGCATCATATAccaaataataaacatacacaATATCTCCATAAAGCATACAATATGTACCAGAAGGAATGATCGACTCAAAACCAAGTCTAGAAAatagataatggtcaaaaacacacctgatAGTTGGGGTGTGAAACTCACAAAAAAGTGATTGTTCAGGTGTggttttgaccattaactcttCTTTTTAGTTATTTTGTGTCATAAGACTCACCAAGATGACCCTGCTTTGCAGCGACATGGAATGCATCATAACCATTATTAGCCAGAATAGAAGCTGTCtgaaggtctaaatgtttcaaCAACTCTGCAACAACCAAACTATGGCCATTCTCCGCCGCGACATACAGAACAGTCTCACCCTCCTGGTTTTGCTTAGATAACAAATCTTTACAATCAACAACTTTCTGAACAATTTCTTTTACCTTTCCAAGATTCCCTGCTCTAACTGCCAAGTGAAGTTGGGAATCCCCTCTTTTTCCTGGTGAATCCTTACCCCTTTTCCTCTCACCACCACCAAAACTCAACTGCCTCTCCATTGCTATCCGAAAACTTTTCTGCTTTTCCATCAACCCTCTAAAACTCTTCTGCTTCTCAATCGTCCCATTTCGAAAACTCTGCTGTTTCTCAATCACCCCACGAAAACTAATCTGCTTCTCCATCACACACCACAAAATTCAATCCCTTTCACTAATTTATCCAACAAATTTCTCTTCCCACTTTCAAGAACTACAAAGCTTGAAACTTTTCATCATTATCAGGttagtttcttgaattctaaCTACCAAGataaccaacaaaatcataaaagaaatttcACCCTTTTCTTAGCCAAAATCAATGATATCACTTCCATGAAACTTTACAAAATCAGTCCAAAACATCAAACCAGAAGTCAGAAACTTAATCAAGATTTTACAAATATGAAGCTTGGAgctcaaaaaagaagaaattcacACCTTGAATATGGTGGGATGATGAAAAGAAACAATCTTTAACTGGATTCCAAGAATCAAAACAAATTACTTAGAATTAAATTACGTTAAAAGTCAAACCAAAGAACCCAGTTTTCTCCAAAATAGAGCTCAAAACCTCATTCTTGATGAACCCCAAAAGCTAAAATGAGACAGTATTGTTAACACACCAAAACCCACTAACAGATTCTCTAGACAATTTGATGCAAATCTTGAAAAGATCAAAAATACGAAACAAAAGACCATCACCCATGTGAGATATTTCAATTCACATGTAATAATAATTGTAGTCTAAGCatcttgaaagttgaaacagTTACTGAAAGCAATGCTCTTTTCTTAATTATAGTATTGTATATTTATTTCACTTTTCTAGAAAGTTAGTCACCACTTATTATCCGCCCAATTAAAATACACcaacagaaaaaagaaaatagatgtTTACTACTATTATATCCTCTTGTTTATTTGGtgctattaaaataaaaaaggcttGTTAGTGAAAGATGCATATTGTTGGCCGCCATTGAtgttgacatgcatgatatagaATAGGTGCACTAAAGGACAGAGATATGCAAAGGGCCATTTGCACACTGCCATATTATTGTTACAAGGAGATATAGATAATTGGAGTGAAGCACTGCATAATTGTGGGCCCCAACTGTGTGAATTATCATTGGGGTACCCTTTGAAGAAATACAAATCATTAAAGGCACGCAAGATGCAGTGGGATGGTCCATAACCTTTTTTCCTTGTTTTAAAGGTCTTGAGCTTAATCTTGAAAATGGAGAATGTTTTACGGCTTTTTGGATGACGGTTACCTATTTTATGGTTTGAATATAATAtttgttttaattgttatttaaattttattgtattgtattattAAATTCATCGTTAACAATATAAATCTCATTTTATGTAATAACCGATTTGACGTGATCGCATCGttatgttatttctttttctcattttatcttTACTAATTATCTAATAATCTTATTTCGTTCTTTACTCTTATCTTTTTATAGTAGCTCTACCCCGTATCATACTTTTTGTGtaggtttatccttcaaattggtgaTGTGTAACATTAGATAACGATAGGAATGATACAATCTATCCAAACGTTGTACTTGTCAAAATAACAccgtacaatacaatacaaacacaatacaatataatacaatacatTATAaaacaataggtaacaaccatccaaacaacgTAAAAACTTTAGCTATTTGTGGATATGTAACGCAAAAGAATTAATCAAGTATGTGAATTTTCATATGATTTAAAATGGTAgcaacaaataaatataatcATACATATTTTCTCCCAATATACTTGGAGTTACAGAGCGGTCCACCCGCCAAATTGAAAGcctacgagtctagttttcaacgcattAAACCATTCGTCGATGCGACGTCAGAGTAGAGATATATTTGCATTTTCGCGAAACTGCGCTGGCAGCCCCTTTTAGGACCCACTATGGCGGTGGCCGACCTTACTTTTTATAAAAAGATTTGGGGATTCATTTATCATAATTTTTCAACCAAATTTCGTCCCCACACTCCTCATAAACCCTCCTAACGGATTCTTAAGGCTTCAAGGTGAATCCAAGGTGATTTAACTTAGACCCAACATCAAAGTTAGCCAAAGCTGAAAAATAGCCCCTCTATGGTGTTGTGATGTGAATAAGGATGATGGTGAGCTAAGTTAAGCTTAGGGTTCGAATTTTATATACCTCCTAAGGTATATTTAACATCTTGTTGGTTGTTTTTAAGATTAATTACATGTTGGTAGTGCTGTTTGAGTGAAAGATTACAAGATAGCACTTGAAAGGGACAGAGATGTTGTTAACTTTTTGTTGGACTGTTTCaaggttatatatataagtttttaTGGCTGGAAATTGTGGAAAACAAtttgattatgatatggttgttgttgttatgcatGTCGATATGTTCATCAAGTGATTGATGAaagaaacatatgaaatttgATATTGAAAGTGAAGGTTAAGGTGCTGAGAGTGTGGAATGTTTTTTAGGATTATTCTTACGATGTTTTGGGCTGAAAATGATATGGTAAGCATAAGTATGATGTTATAGATGTTGTAGGCAGATTCATGGAAAAGGAATTAGATTCAAATTATATTTTGTTAATCTTAAATCTAGCTTGCCGCTCAAAATGGTTGTTAAAGTAATCGTAAAGCTTATTGTgaattatattgttgttgtttgggctGTTTGGTGacttttaataacttatgggaTGTAGTATAAACAAGGGAGGTGTTGTCAGTTTTCTTGTAGAATATTGTTGTCGAAATATGAGAGTTACGATTCTTATATAATGATGAAGAAGTCATTTTACTCATTGTAGACGTAAGAGGATCATATTAAGCGTGGTTGACGATTGGAGAGAATATTGCAAAGGTATGTCAAGGCTaactctctttcttttggcatgttccgAAGTGATACGTAACGTAAACGAAACGTTATTCTATAATGGTTCTACTCTTAGTAGTTAGGGATGTCCATGTTGTTCATTCCCTTATGATACTGTTTTCAAGCATGTTCATATGTATGATTCCTAAGTCCCATTGAGGCAcataataatgatgttgatgttcATAATGTATTCGGGGGGTTATCGACTACAAGTCACTCCGAAAGATGTTCTAATGTTTCATAAGTCTTCATgcattataaatatatatgtactatgatCAATGccgttatatacacatatatgataTCTATATAGGTTATGGGGAAGGAAatggcgttatatatgcaccaccacctgatcagctggttacatgatgatgattatgcccaCAGAGGTTGTTATGGTAAGGAAGATGCCCAATGAGGCCAATGGCGTTACATGTTCATAGCCCACAGTAGCATCCCGAAGGTGCAAGTTGATGCTTATGTCCCTCTCATGGATGTTGTCttattgttatgtttatttcccaccttacatattcagtacattattagTATTGACGTCTCTTTGCCTGGGGACATTGCGTTTCATACCACGCATGTGTAGATAGACGGATAGAGGACCCCTGACAGTAGGTTGTCCCTAGATATCAgcttgattggtgagctccactttcATCCGGAGTATTACCTAGTcagagtatatatatgtacatgtcgTTTTGCATattgggtatgtcgggggccttgtcccaactTATGTATGAGTATGATGTTCCTTGTTTAGGCTTTGCAGATagtgtcatgtgtatagtaCGTATATGATAGTGTCGATCTATCATGATGGCccgtatatgtatgtatatttccTTTTGGTAGCTCATCATGtctaaagttatttttttataagGTTGAGTACAAATATGGCCTCCTTGGCCGATATTGAGTTAATGATTAAAAGATGTAATGAATGTCATCGCTCGGTCGAATAGGGCGTCGGGTGCAAGTCGCGGCCCTTCGGTTTAGGTCATGACACTAGATGTGTGAGGGTTAAAGTCATAGTTGATTTACTAAAAGAGCTTCCTAACAGGATTCAAATTAATTGTATAGCTGAGGAGACAAGAGAAGTGAAATCAAAGTGGAAAAAAACTCAGTATGATTATTTGCCAAAATATTGCACACACTGCAAGTTGCAAGGCCATGCTTTACATGGATGTTGGGTATTATATCCAGAACATTGACCAAAACAAAAGAAGCAGaaggatgaaagaaagaagcagaaaaaggaaaaacaaaggaaGAAGTCAGCAAGCAAAATGGGAAACAGGCTATCAATGAGTCAACACAGGATGGGGTATACATAAATGGAAAGTTGGTATATGAGAATTGGAATGTGgtccaaatcaagaaaaataagggTAATGGAAAGGAAACAACATAACAAGGAGGAAATAACAATGCTAAGGTTCCAACAACCACAAACAAGTTTGACACACTGGTGGATTTAACTGAGGAAATGCAAGAAGAAACTAACAAGGTCAATACAAGTAATGGAGATCTAATGGAGACTTCAAGGCCTTGGGTAGAGAAAGCTTTTGGCAAGTTGAATGATCAAACCAAAAACATAGAAAGAGTAAGGTACTGAAAGCAACAACAAAGATAAGAGTGTCAATGTAGACAGAGCTGAACA
It includes:
- the LOC132031493 gene encoding ankyrin repeat-containing protein At5g02620-like, which produces MEKQISFRGVIEKQQSFRNGTIEKQKSFRGLMEKQKSFRIAMERQLSFGGGERKRGKDSPGKRGDSQLHLAVRAGNLGKVKEIVQKVVDCKDLLSKQNQEGETVLYVAAENGHSLVVAELLKHLDLQTASILANNGYDAFHVAAKQGHLEVLKELLYSFPNLVMTTDSSNSTALHTAAAQGHLDVVNLLLEIDSNLAKIARNNGKTILHTAARMGHLEIVRSLLSKDPEIGFRTDKKGQSALHMAVKGQNFDIVLELIKPNPAVLALEDNKGNRALHVATTKGRPQMVQCLISIEGIDLNAVNKAGETALDIAEKSGSPQLVSMLKEAGATHSKDDGRPPTAAKQLKQTVSDIRHDVESQLQHSRQTGFRVRKIAKNVKKLHISGLNNAINNATVVAVLIATVAFAAIFTVPGQYVEDKKDGASLGEANIARKASFIIFFLFDSMALFISIAVVVVQTSVVVIEQKAKKQLMFWINKLMWAACLSISISFISLTYVVVGEKERALAIYATVIGSTIMLTTIGSMCYCVVRHRLEESKMRSIRRAETHSRSYSMSVASDTELYSESYKRMYAV